GCTACACCTACTGTTAGTtcacatatatacatgacGTCATACACATACTGCCActcactgcactgtactgccgGTAGAGCTCCATGGATCGAGGATTGTTCTCGTTGGGTATTATGGGCTGTAACTCGGGCTCTAGACCAGCTATCACATACTGAGAGGACCCACTAGCCACCGGGAAATctgtgagtataattatagaagggAAAATCAAATGTTGTAAATCAAGAAGCTAATGAcagttgctacatgtatgtacttgcTTAGAGGTTATGCTCTGCACTATCAAACAACACTTTATTGCTTGGTCATTGACCGGACGTTTAATTAGAATGACCATGCATTCCAGCATGTGTCCAGTCAGTATGACCAGGCACAAATGACATTTGACCATATagtcaataaaaattatttctaacactgcccccccccccccccccacacacacacacacacacacacatcaaacAGAGTCTTACTCACTGGAATGCCTTTTCATGACCTCCTCTATAATCTGGTATCTCTCAGACTGGCCATCGAGAATGCCTTTGTCCGAGAGCAGCTCCTCAGACACATACTCCACCTCGTGCTCCGACTCCTGGTGTCCATAACGACCGTGCTGTCCCCTAAAGTGACCAATGGTGTTGTAGCCTGGTGGCGTAGGTTGTGGGCGAGGCTGTGAGGAGGGGGAGCTGGTGGGAGGGACCGAGGATTGAGAGGTGTAGCCGGGATATCGACCGAGAGTCTGCGTGCCGCTGGGGGGAGAGGTGTAGCCGGTTGGGCCGAGGATATTCGTGCTACTGGGAGGTATGTTGGTGGGCCGCTCGGGGACAGTCTTACTGCGGTCTCGACCCTTCTGAGGAGAGTATAGTTAGTTTAAAAACGTTGACTAACTAATGATACAAAAATTATTGTCTTGTACAATACGAAATAGAAACACTCACTTCAACATCTTGTTCCGTGTTGCCATGGCTGACGTCTGCATGAGGTTGGTAGCCAGTTGTCTCTACAGGTGCAGGTACGTTTTGTTTGCTCTCTACCTCGATTGGTACCTCTTCCTCGaccgctgagtcagcactaaTTCTTGGGGTGTGCTGCTGCGTACCCTGCTTGTCGGCTACAAACTGGTCAGACTGGTCAGATAGGCTAGTTAGATGTGTGGACTCGGACTTGGCCTGGCGACGAGGAATCAATGGAGTGGCCGTCTTCATGTACTGTAAGAGGAAACAGATGTTACCAAGAAGTCTTATTCACTCTTGTTGTTACATAATTAATGGAAAGAGTTTATTGAAAGAGTTTATTGATAATAGACGCTTCACCTTGCAGAGGAAGCCAATTTTCTTCCTGATCTCCACAACAGATGGTCTGTTCTGAGGCTCACCGTCAAAACACCTAATATTGAGTCAAAATTTTATTCTGAATTAGAAAGGACCTTTCAAGCCgccaaataccatggattatacaTAGCCCATGGTACTCCAAGACCAAAAAGTGACAAATGCCCCAACGAAATTtgggatttaaacacatcatttgaaaggacctttctaagctttcagaaattgGATCAATGTGTACTAAAGTTACGGCTGTTGAAATATATTcaactaaccccccccccccccctccgtttaatcaatggtttggagACTCTTCAGCTGCCGTGTAGTCAATTTCAATGAAGGATGTGTGTACAGATCTTCTTACTTGTCAATAAGTTGTGCCATTGGTTTAGGAAGGTTTGGGATCTTGGTTGGAATGGCACCTGCAGTGGAGAAACAATATTATTTCCTGTCCAGAAGCAATCGTGTAATGTCCACCAcctaattatacatgcacgtagGTCTTGTAGAGAAACTGAAGTCAACAAGAACTGTACGTATTGAACTGAAATAGAACAATAGCAGCATGTCATTATTATTGGGGGGGAAGATAAGCAttttggggggaaggttcaccccccccccccccccactagataaACCCTGGAAATGGAACAATAGCAGCCTTGTACCACACAGGAATTAGAAGCTAGGACAACATTACATATATAGCATCTCACATTAAACCCCTTGCTACCACTATGTACCTTGTGCCATAGCGAACATGATAACCATGAAGTTGTTGCTCTTCTCGCTGTTGGCAAGGACAGGTCGACGTCGAGTCAGCATTTCCCAGAGGACAATACCGTAGCTGAAGATGTCACAGCGGTCGGTGTAGTATTTGCCTAAAGTAAACACACAGTCATGTGTTTTCATTGTTTCCTACTCACTATCATAACTACTCAGTTAGATCAATAAAATGTTAAGAGAGAAGAATTACCAAATTAATCATGATTAGGAATTTGAACTAGCTTAGACGTGTTGTGAGATTAAACGTACCTCTGATGACCTCCGGGGCCATGTAGCGGATGGTCCCCACTGCATTGGTGTTGCTGAGAGTGTTCTCCAACTTCTTGGCTGTCCCAAAGTCACAGTATTTGAGCACCCTCCCGTGGTGGAACAGTAGGATACTGTAGGGGAAGGCAAATCACAAGAGAAACCAAAATCAATACTTCGACTGCAGAGCCTAGAACTTTTTACAACATCAAAAAATGTTAGCTCTGTTGCTTATTGAAAGCTCTACCAAAGGTGTACATCATGCAGACTCAATATTGACATACTTTGATGGTTTGATATCTCTGTGCAGCATCTTCTTGCCGTGTATGAACTCCAGACCCAGTGCCATCTGGTAGCTCCAACTCATCACGTGGTCTGCAGTGTACCAGTACTTCTTCTTGCACTCATGgaggactgtgtgtgtgtggaaggggGGGGGTTAGACAAATTACTCCAAGGAGTATGACACAACACTGGCCGGCTGAGAAGGGATATATAAATGGAGCATGCTACAGTACCTACAGTTGTTACTGATGTAAGTATCCTAGCATGTCAACACTGCACTGAATATTCGGTATGTAGGGGTAAGTCTGGGAGGATTGTGTTGCTTGTTTAAGTTGTTTACATAGCATGAAATGCCACCAAAACAGGATTTTAATAAATGACAATGTATGCCCAaaaacgtgtgtgtgtgtgtgtgtgtgtgtgtgtgtgtgtgtgtgtgtgtgtgtgtgtgtgtgtgtgtgtgtactgacttTTCTCCAAGGAGAGGGGAGCAAACTCCAACACAAGGAATGGCTGTGAGAAAGAGATATGCATTACACAGTGGTGTGGTGTTTAGATCTTCACAAAATTACTCACTCGTTTTGTAACGCTGTCAGTGGGGCATGCTCCATAGAGGGTGACGATATGGTCGTGAGTTTGTAGGAGTGAGAGGGAGACCAACTGCACACAAGAGAGGCAGCTGTCTAAAACAAGCCTTATACTATAGACTCACTACTGTATGTATTGCATATCTGATCACTGACCTCTGGAGAGAATCCACACTTACGGTCAGCGGCACTGAAAACCTTGACTGCTACAACTTTGCCATTCCATTTGGCCTTTTTGACATCACCGAACTGACCTCTCGCGAAGAACTATGGTGTATGTGAGGTCATTAACCACACAGATCAAACTAGCttccagctacatgtatactattaAACAAGCAATGACACAGCCATGAGAACCTACCGTGTCTCCTTGGTCAAACTCAAGGTCCCTGAAGCTGATCTTTTTATACTTGATCTCTACCATGCTACTGGGGTTACTCTGTTTGTTACTCTCGCTCATGATGGTGACAGTAGATTTGTTTCAGACAGGGTTTGTTTGCTGTTTCACTCTTTAGGAAAGGGTCGATACTTCATAAGAGCTATATCGATTgtattttaatgcggcctggaatcgaggctagaaaagagccccacccccaacaTTTTGCAGAAATGGCGATAAGAACcggcacacacaccacacaattTAAAACTCACTACAAAACTATACAACAAAAAAGCAGTGTTATGCCTTGTCATAACCACGATTTTTGAAAGCAGATACGCATGGGGAGAAAGTGAAGAGAACACCGTCCTACAAATGGAAGAATTGCAGACATTAAATCACCTATGCTTTGACAAATAGGTAGTTACCTTAATTAGTAGTGGTAGAGCAAGCCAGAAAGCTTTGTGTGGAATGATGTCTGACCCTGCAGCGTTGTACTTGACCGTCATGATCACAGCTCCAATCACAAAGTATGTCACCAACGCACCTAGTAGCCtgcacatgcacgtacacacacacacacaataagtGAAGCAGCTCGTAAAATGAATGTCACTCACAGAAAAATGATGACAATCCCTGCAATTCCTGCAATGCTCTCACCATCaccaccatcaccaccaccaccagcaGTAGGACAAACTTTATCTGATTTGATGCGGAAAACCTATATTGCAATCAAAATATAAAGTAGATACATTTGAACCAAGCTTTAACCATTAAATTTTGATCTCTGCATAAGTATAAGTGTTGCACTCACGTAACTCAGTTGCTTCACACTGTCTCCTGTAGTAGTAACCTGAGGCTCCCCGGTCACACTTTTGTCACAGTCCAGGTATACTCTTGTGTTTCTGGATAATACGATTAGCAAAACTGAAGGTACACGATGTAGCTATTGTGTTACATACTCACCTATTATCTGGTCCCGTGTAATAAACGTATGGTACTTTTGTGGTATCATCAATCCATATTTGCTCCTGAGCGTCAGCAACAGTGTAACTTGCTGATCCATCCGCTTGAGTTTGGCAAACCTGGAATAAATACCCAGACGATATATCTAGAACTATCTACACATGCAACTATATTATAGTTGCCTCGTCTGGataatattatgcataatAGCATGCAAGATAGGAACTTTTTTGTTATGACTTACAAATACTGCATTACATCCGCCATTAGTTGAGTCAAATGAATAGCAGGGATTCCAAGCATAGCTGTAACCCACAGGGTCAGTTATGCCACCGCTGAATCTGCATGAATGGGAAACACAAATTAacgaatgcatgcatgctaataagtattattatagtagctgCATATTTACAGTGGAACAGATAATAGCCCATTGTCTGTTgtcacatacatgcatggcgTGTGAGACAGATGGCCGGCCACACATTAATAATAAAACTCATCCACTAATATTAAAGTAGACtatattattacatgcatgcagtacgtACTTTCACCcgttactaccgtatagctggtagtttccggggacaaaatattcgtggttttcgtggttggaactcagaccacgaatattttacccacgaaaaacTACACACCATTTTTACGCACTTGCGTCAAAACTACACAcaattttttacagtgtaccttccttacctgcagtgcaagcagcaaccacgaaaacatTATcctgctcaaccacgaatgttttgtcCCCGAAATCACCgactatacggtattatgttGTTCAACTTATAGGGGCATGTAAGGCTCTTAGCTATACAAGATGAAAAAAAACAGTATTTCAACTGTCAACAACATGCAAGCTGTGTGCAAATTAAACAGCTCAGTATTTGGCAGGatttagatctatatactcACCTTGCAGTGCCATCTTGTTTGCCTAAGCCTGTAAGATCAATCACTCCCTGACCATCAGGATGATTGCAGACACATCCAAGCTTGCCAATCATAGGTGCGCAGAGGGTTCCAGTAGGAGGATCTGGGTCTGCAAAaatgcatgcagctaaagCTAACAGGATGACTGAGGTTCTTGAGAGCAACATGGTCATCTTCTCCTGGTATTTAACTGTCTGCTaaatctgcatgcatgagaaaAAAGATCCACCCCCTAAATCTATCTCACATGACTGCTAACACAATGCACAAATTTAATTATGAATACGAGTTCAACAACACATAAAGgcagctatagctacatgtatatatacacagtttAAAAATAATGCCAACAGCAACACAATAGATTCTACATTCTACAGTTCAATCTATGCCTTGTTATAGCCGCGGTTCTTCACAGCAGACAGACACGGGTTGAATGTAAACATAACTCCGTCCTGCAAACAGACAATCATCAGCCTTACATTCAATACCAGGTAGTTACCTTAATTAGTAGTGGTAGATCAAGCCAGAAAGCCTTGTGTGGAATGATGTCCGACCCTGCAGCGTTGTACTTGACCGCCATGATCACAGCTCCAATCACAAAATATGCTATCAGGGCAACTGGTAACCTGTAGGAATGGCATACCCTGCTTAGCAAACAACCAGCATGACGCTTAAATCCTTACAAGAATATCAACACTAGTCCCACAGGTCCTGCAATCGAGTCGTCTGAACCTCCACCCCCGCCCCCTGAAGCCCCAGGGCATAAACTAGCATGAGTCATTGTGAATTCCTGCAACAAAAGTCAATCAgcgatacataattatagatgtttTAGTCTTAGATGTGCATCCAGGGTAtgcataaataaataaataaatttaTTGTTAGATCAAAGGGAACGGTGTGCTAGCATAACATTGCATCAGACTGATCCAGTGTCTAGGTGTAGGCATAGCGGTGACCACATGATCATGATGCCATGTATGGTTTTAAAAATGtgaaatgcaacaaatcagttacTGCAAGAGTGAAACACATTGGAGATATTGGCTCAGTGGTGGCGTTTGCCCTTGGGGCCTACatactactgagccaatatatcccatgtggcatgCACTTGTGGCTGTGTACTAGGAATCCGTggattattatttattttatgcCTCCTCACATAATGGAGAATTACTCCTGCACTGTCCCCCTTGACGTCCCACTTTGGGGTACCAGTTTCCGAAGTATCACACTCCAGATAGATTCTTGCAAATCTGAACACAATGAGATTATATAAAGTCATGTGTGTACTCGTAGTAGACAGCAATCGCATGCACACAATACTGTTTTGTCTTAGCAGCAACACTTAGTAGTATCCCAAATAGCTATCACAAAATCTATATATCTATACTAGCTAGTCCAATTAGCAAATTTGggatacacaataattatacgatacCTGTTTTGAGTGGTGTAGTAGAGGTAAACTTTATTATCAGTGTCTATGTAGATTTGTTCGGTTCCAGCATCAGCAATGTCATAAAATGCATTGTCAATATTTGGATCTCCTTGACAGAtctataaataataattatggagataAGTGGGGGAGAATAAGGATGCAGCTTTCTCATCACTTACAAATACGTTGGTGCACTCTCCACTTGCAGAGAAAGGAGTGCAAGGATTAATGCTGTAGGGGTAGCTATTTGGGTCAATCAGACCTGTGTACCTGAGAAACAATGCAAGAATCATGTCAGTGAAAGTGTTGATAACCACTGTTTTGGCTCCCTCTCACGAAGAAGACACCATGCTTCAATAAATAAATAGACTTACTTTGGAGTGCCATCAGAGTTAGCAAGTGGTCTGACGTCAATCTTCCCATCTGGATGGTCGCACACACACCCTGGTGCTCCAGCTACTGGAGGACACACTGTACCAGTTGCTTGCCCAGACACCAACACAATCACCATTTGCAAGCAGCCCACTGCAAGCAGAGTCTTACATAATAGCTGTCTTGGCTTCATTATTATTTCTGGTCAGTTTTTGTGAAAAATGTAACTCTAGCTTGTTTTGGTacgagcccctcccctctttATTGCGGTCACATGCCTGTTTGTGGTCAAATTAATAGTAATTAGTGGTCACATGGTGTTCGACCTTTTCAACCCGGCAAACTTGAAAGTCTGTTACTGTACTAGACTGtactagtctcgaatacccgcctcaacctaaaagcttgagcttttaggttgaggcgggtattcgagactaagaCTGTACCATTCAAGGCCATGTGCCACTGTTGCTGCTATTAAAGGTTGACTACAGAGGACTACCCTAGAGATGAGTTACAGCACCAGTGACACAGAAGCTGGACTTCCTGGGGGAATTTCAGGTCAAGATTCTCTCTCTACTCGACTGATACTGAGGAGCAGGTATCCACGGCAATGCATCATGAAACCACTCTATATGATATATATCCTCCTCAGGTAGTGTCAGTGAACCGAGGTCTGGACAGATGTGCTGCTCTGCTTAAAACCCTCCTAACTCCAGACAAAGATGGTAACTAGGGGGCGGGGCATAATCATCTTCTATCTCTCGC
This genomic stretch from Halichondria panicea chromosome 16, odHalPani1.1, whole genome shotgun sequence harbors:
- the LOC135349905 gene encoding mitogen-activated protein kinase kinase kinase 7-like isoform X1 translates to MSESNKQSNPSSMVEIKYKKISFRDLEFDQGDTFFARGQFGDVKKAKWNGKVVAVKVFSAADRKCGFSPELVSLSLLQTHDHIVTLYGACPTDSVTKRPFLVLEFAPLSLEKILHECKKKYWYTADHVMSWSYQMALGLEFIHGKKMLHRDIKPSNILLFHHGRVLKYCDFGTAKKLENTLSNTNAVGTIRYMAPEVIRGKYYTDRCDIFSYGIVLWEMLTRRRPVLANSEKSNNFMVIMFAMAQGAIPTKIPNLPKPMAQLIDKCFDGEPQNRPSVVEIRKKIGFLCKYMKTATPLIPRRQAKSESTHLTSLSDQSDQFVADKQGTQQHTPRISADSAVEEEVPIEVESKQNVPAPVETTGYQPHADVSHGNTEQDVEKGRDRSKTVPERPTNIPPSSTNILGPTGYTSPPSGTQTLGRYPGYTSQSSVPPTSSPSSQPRPQPTPPGYNTIGHFRGQHGRYGHQESEHEVEYVSEELLSDKGILDGQSERYQIIEEVMKRHSNFPVASGSSQYVIAGLEPELQPIIPNENNPRSMELYRQYSAISEQVMRIRKDYENLMEENVKLNREMESDRKKVVQQAELHLEYEKQCKLKDQLIKEYDRLDREYQGLMTKNSALPST
- the LOC135349905 gene encoding mitogen-activated protein kinase kinase kinase 7-like isoform X2 codes for the protein MSESNKQSNPSSMVEIKYKKISFRDLEFDQGDTFFARGQFGDVKKAKWNGKVVAVKVFSAADRKCGFSPELVSLSLLQTHDHIVTLYGACPTDSVTKRPFLVLEFAPLSLEKILHECKKKYWYTADHVMSWSYQMALGLEFIHGKKMLHRDIKPSNILLFHHGRVLKYCDFGTAKKLENTLSNTNAVGTIRYMAPEVIRGKYYTDRCDIFSYGIVLWEMLTRRRPVLANSEKSNNFMVIMFAMAQGAIPTKIPNLPKPMAQLIDKCFDGEPQNRPSVVEIRKKIGFLCKYMKTATPLIPRRQAKSESTHLTSLSDQSDQFVADKQGTQQHTPRISADSAVEEEVPIEVESKQNVPAPVETTGYQPHADVSHGNTEQDVEGRDRSKTVPERPTNIPPSSTNILGPTGYTSPPSGTQTLGRYPGYTSQSSVPPTSSPSSQPRPQPTPPGYNTIGHFRGQHGRYGHQESEHEVEYVSEELLSDKGILDGQSERYQIIEEVMKRHSNFPVASGSSQYVIAGLEPELQPIIPNENNPRSMELYRQYSAISEQVMRIRKDYENLMEENVKLNREMESDRKKVVQQAELHLEYEKQCKLKDQLIKEYDRLDREYQGLMTKNSALPST
- the LOC135349792 gene encoding uncharacterized protein LOC135349792 produces the protein MKPRQLLCKTLLAVGCLQMVIVLVSGQATGTVCPPVAGAPGCVCDHPDGKIDVRPLANSDGTPKYTGLIDPNSYPYSINPCTPFSASGECTNVFICQGDPNIDNAFYDIADAGTEQIYIDTDNKVYLYYTTQNRFARIYLECDTSETGTPKWDVKGDSAGVILHYEFTMTHASLCPGASGGGGGGSDDSIAGPVGLVLIFLLPVALIAYFVIGAVIMAVKYNAAGSDIIPHKAFWLDLPLLIKDGVMFTFNPCLSAVKNRGYNKTVKYQEKMTMLLSRTSVILLALAACIFADPDPPTGTLCAPMIGKLGCVCNHPDGQGVIDLTGLGKQDGTARFSGGITDPVGYSYAWNPCYSFDSTNGGCNAVFVCQTQADGSASYTVADAQEQIWIDDTTKVPYVYYTGPDNRNTRVYLDCDKSVTGEPQVTTTGDSVKQLSYVFRIKSDKVCPTAGGGGDGGDGESIAGIAGIVIIFLLLGALVTYFVIGAVIMTVKYNAAGSDIIPHKAFWLALPLLIKDGVLFTFSPCVSAFKNRGYDKA